TACCGCTCGCCGTGCTGCCTGTCCAACCCGGGTAGTGGTACGCCCGCCTGAGACTGCCCGGACGCGGAACGGCATGCGGGGTGACCGTGCCCGTGATCATCCTGCGGACCTCGGTCAGCTTCACGCGGACCACTCCCGCCTCGTAGGCCTGCAGGACATCACCGTCCGCCGTGAACGGGTAGCCGTCCAACCGCGTGTAGACCAGTGGCGCCCAGCCCTTCGTCGCGATGGTGTCGCCCAGCATCGCGAGTTCTGAGCGGACGTGGCTGCGGGTCAGTTCGGTGGCCCGCATCAGCAGGCCGCGGGCCTGGCCCGCTTCAGCACCCGGGTCCCACGATTCCGGATGGAGCGGGAGTCGCTATGACGGAGCGGTGATCACCGTCAAAACCGGGAGTTCCCTGCGGCCACAGGCGCAGTCAGAGGTGTCCCCCGATTCGCGTACAGGCAGGTTCAAAGACGGATTCTGACCGCCTGTCCAGGCGGCCAGGCCCAGAAGCCGAAGCACTAGCCGCGCCAGCGGTAGCGGCGCTCGGGGCGGCCGGCGGTGCCGTAGCGCAGGGAGATGTCGGCGGCGCCGGTGGTGTGGAAGTACTCCAGATAGCGGCGAGCACTGACACGGGAGATGCCGGTCGCGGCCGCGCACTCGGCCGCGGACAGGGACCCGTCCGTGTCGCGCAGGGCACGCTCGATCAGCCCGGCCGTCTCCACGCTCAGCCCCTTGGGCAGCGCGCCGCCCGAGGCGGGGGCGAACGCTCCGGCCAGCACCCGGTCGACGTCGGCCTGGCCACGGACAACCGTGGTGAGCCGCCGCCCGCGCTGGACGGCGTACCGCTCCAGACGGGGTTTGAGGTCCTCGAAGTCGAAGGGCTTGAGCAGGTAGTCGACCACGCCGTGACGTACGGCACCGCGCACCGCCTCGGCCTCGCGGGCGGCGCTGATCACCATCACGTCGCAGTCGTGGCCGCCGCTGCGCAGCCGTGGGATGACGTCCAGACCGAAGATGTCCGGCAGATACAGGTCGAGCAGGACCAGGTCGGGACGCAGCTCCTCGACCGCTCCGATGGCCTGTTCACCGGTGCTGGCGGTGCCCACGACATGGAAGGGCTCGACGCGTTCGACGAACGTCCGGTGCACCCGGGCCACCATGAAGTCGTCGTCGACGACAAGCACCTCGATACCGTTGCTGCCGGTGCCGCTGCCTGCGGGCGGGGTCATCGGGACGCTCCTTTCGCCACCGCGTCGGCGGGATGGCTCACGGACAGGCGGGCGGTGAACTGCGCGCCCTCAGAGGTGTTGGTCACGGCGATCTCGCCGCCGCGACGCTCGCAGACGAGCCGGGTGAGCGCGAGGCCGATGCCGCGCCCGCCCTCCTTGGCCGCCTTGGTGGTGAAGCCGTGAACGAAGACCTCGTGGGCGAGTTCGGGGGCGACGCCGGGGCCGGAGTCGCGTACGACGATCTCCACGCTGGCGGCGTCCTGTCGCAGCCCGGCCTCCACCCATGCCTCGGCGTCGGCGGATTCGCCTGCCGTGGCGGCGTCGATGGCGTTGTCGACGAGGTTGCCGAGCACGGTCGCCACGTCGGCGGCGTCCTCGGGGACGAGCCGGTCGAGCGCGGTGTCGTCCGAGATGTGCAGGGTGACTCTGCGCTCGGCCGCCTGGGATGCCTTCGCCATCAGCAGGGCGGCGACGGCCGTGTCGCGAACGCGGCGGCCGACGGTCATGTCCAGGGAGTTGCGTCGCTGGTTCAAGGCCCTGATGTAGCCGACCACTTCCTCTTGCTCGCCGATCTGTATCAGCCCGGAGATGGTGTGCAGCTGGTTGGCGAACTCGTGCGCCTGCGCGCGCAGCAACTCGGACGTACTGCGGAAGGAACCCATCTCGCGCTCCAGACGGGCCAGTTCGGTACGGTCGCGCAACGTAGTGACCGAGCCGAGCAGACGGTCGTCCTTGGTAACCGTCATACGGTTCATCACGAGTACGGTCCCATGGCGAATGACGACTTCGTCGTGCGATGCCGTACCGTCCTCACGGGTTCCGGTCAGGACGTCCAGCAGCCGCCCCCCGATACCGAGTTCGTCGAGGCCACGGCCCACGCAGTCCTCGGGCAGGTCCAGCAGACGCCGGCCGATGTCGTTGACGAGGGTGACGCGGTGCTGGGGGTCCAAGGCGACGACACCCTCCGCAATGCCGTAGAGCATCGCCTCCCGGTGTTCGGCGAGGCCGGTGATCTCGCGCGGCTCCAGGCCGAGGGTCTGGCGTTTGACGCGCCGGGCCAGCAGCCATGACCCGGCGACACCGAGCGCGCTGGCGATGCCGAGGTAGGCGAGCAGATACGAGGACGCCCCGGACAGCCGCTGCCACACGGTCGGCGAGGCCTCGCCGATCATGACCGTGCCCAGGATGCGGCCGAGGGTGCCGCCAGATGCGCCGAGGACGGGCACCTGAGCCACCAGCTCATGGCTGCCGTCCCAGGTCAGCGAACCGGACCAGCCGCGGCCCGCGGCCACCCCGCGGCCGAGCGGCAGCCGGTCGCCGATCACGGTGGGGTTCGTCGAGCTGACGATCCGGCCGAGGGCGTCGGCCACCGTGACGGACGTGACCGAGGACTGGACCAGCGTGGAGTGCACGAGCGGCGCCAGAGTCTCCGCGGGAGCGGGCCGCACCAGGCGGCTGCGCACCAGGGGGTGGGCGGCCAGCTGCTCGGCGAGCGCGCTCACCCGACGGCCCTCGACCCGATTGAAGGTGGCCTCGGACTGCGCGAGGGAGACCCCGGCGACCGCCAGCAGCACCACCACGACGATGGCGAGCTGGAGGACCAGCATCTGGCCCGCGAGGGTGTGGCGGCGGAACGTGGTGACCACAACGAACTCAATTTCTACTGCTGACACAAGCTGGGCGACCAGTCCGCCCAGGCCGCACAATCATGGCGTCCGTCCCACGGCAAACGAAAGAGAGGTGCCATGAGCGGTCGACCCCGCAGCCTGTTCGGCACCCTCTGCGTCCTGCTGACACTCACCGTCAACGCCTGCGGCGTGTGGCCCGGCGCTGCGAGCGGCCCCGTCGATGGCCTGCGCATCCTGGTGCCCAACACAGCGGGTGGCGGCTACGACACCACCGCCCGCACCGTGGCCCGGGTCCTTGAGGAGACGTCGACCGCCTCCGACGTGCAGGTCTTCAACCTGCCCGGTGCAGGCGGCGCGGTCGGCCTGGAGCGCATCGTGGACGAGCGGGGCAACGGCAGGCTCGCCCTGCAGATGGGCCTCGGTGTCGTCGGCGCGACACACCTCCTCCACGGCCCGGCCACCGTCGAGCAGACCACACCCCTCGCCCGCCTGATCGACGAGCCCGGAGCGATCGTGGTCCGGGGGGACTCGCCGTACCGCACGATCGACGACCTGATCGCCGCTTGGCGAAAGCACCCCGCCCGGCTGCGCGTCGGCGGCGGCTCCTCCCCCGGCGGTCCGGACCACCTCCTGCCGATGGAGCTGGCGCAAACCATCGGCATCACCCCGAAGAGCGTTGAATACGTCGCCTACGGCGGTGGGGGCGGCGACCTGCTCCCCGCCTTGCTGGACGGCAAGGTCGACTTCGCCACCAGCGGCTACGGCGAGTTCCTCGACCAGATCAACGCCGGGCAGCTCCGGGTCCTGGCGGTCACCAGCGACAAACCGGTGCCCGCGCTAGCCGGAGTGCCCACCCTGAAGTCGGCGGGCGTCCCGCTGGTCTTCGACAACTGGCGCGGGCTCGTCGCCCCGCCCGGCATCCACGCCGCCGACCGGCAGCGCTGGATCGACGCGCTCACCTCGCTGCACGCCTCCCGGCAGTGGAAGGCGGAGCTCGCCCGGCACGGCTGGACCGACGCCTTCGCCACCGGCGACGCCTTCGCGTCCTACCTGGCCCGGCAGGACAAGGCCGTCGCCGACCTGGTCGCCGACCTCGGCCTGGACTGACCCACGCCACACGCCTCCGGGACCGCATACGCCGGCCCCGCGCTTTCCCCTGCCCGCTCCCCTGCTCGTCCGCCCCTTCGGAAGGAACCCGCATGACCGCGCACACCTGGTGGCTGCTGCTCATCCTCACGGTGGCGATCACCGCACTGATCTACTTGATCAACTCCCGGCTGCGGATCCATCCGTTCGTCGCGCTGATCGTCGTCACCGTCGGCACCGGGCTGGCGGCCGGGGAACCCGTCGCGAACCTGACCGAGTCGATCGAAGAGGGCGCCGGCGGCACCCTCGGCGACGTCGGCCTCACCCTCGCGCTGGGCGCCATGCTGGGCCGGCTGCTGTCCGACTCCGGAGCCACGGACGCCATCGCCCACGCGCTCGTCGACCGATCCGGCGCCCGACGGCTGCCCTGGATGGTCACCGCGGCGGCGTTCGTCATCGGCGTCCCGATGTTCTTCGAGGTGGGACTGATCGTCCTGCTGCCCCTGATCTTCGGCGTGGCCCGCAGGCTGGAGGACCAGGGCGGATCGAAGGGATCCCCGTACGTGCTGCTCGGCGTGCCCGCGATCGCCGCGCTGTCCACGCTGCACGGCATGCTGCCGCCCCACCCCGGACCGCTGACCGCCATGACCGGACTCCACGCCGACCTCGGCCTCACCCTCGCCGTCGGCCTCGTCTGCGCAATACCGACCGTCGTCCTGGCGGGCCCTGTCTACGCCCGGTGGATCGCTCCCCGGCTTCCCGAAGTGCGCCCGGATGCCGCACTGATGGCCCAGTTCACGGGCACCGGCCGGGTGGCCGACTCCCGCCCCGACGGGCCGGGCGCGCAGGTGCGCACCAACGCGCCGCCGCGCGCCGGCATCTCCGTCGGTCTGGCCGTGACCTCTGTGCTGATACCCGTCGCGCTGATGCTGCTGCGCACCCTGGCGGAGACGCTGCTCGACGAGTCCAACGGGCTGCGGGCAGCCCTCACCTTTGTCGGCGAACCGCTCGTGGCGATGCTCGCCGGGTTCCTCTTCGCACTCGGCGTGACCCTCGTCGGCGCGTCCCGCCCCGGCGAGGAGACGCGCACCTCGCTGACGGACAGCCTGAAGTCCGTCGCCGCGATCTTGCTCATCATCGGCGGCGGAGGAGCGTTCAAGCAGGTGCTCCAGGACTCCGGCATCGGCGACGCCATCGCCTCGGCCGCCCGGGGCGCACATCTCAACGTGATCGTGCTGGGCTGGCTGGTCGCGCTGCTGCTGTCCCTGACCACCGGCTCGGCGACCGTCGGCATCGTCTCCGCGACCGGGATCGTCGCCCCGCTGATCGGCGACGGCGGCGGCCTGGAGGCGTCGCTGCTCGTCGTCGCCATCGGTGCGGGCTCCCTCGGCCTCAACTATGTGAACCACGCCGGGTTCTGGCTGGTGAAGGAGTCCTTCGGGATGAATCTCGGGCAGGCGGCGAAGACGCAGACCGTCGTGCAGACGTTGGTCAGTGTCCTTGGGCTCCTGATGGCGCTCCTGCTGTCGGTGTTCGTCTGAGGCAGGCGCCCCTGGCGTCCGCTCGACAGCGGGCGCCGGGGCGCCGAAGTCGTCCACCCGGCACGGCGGTCGGGGCGCAGTCGCACTTCCAGGTTGGCCCGGTCGCCGTTCCGGTCGCCCTAGCCTGCAAGATCGAACAGGGCCTGGATGATCCGTAGGCCCTTGACGAACTTTCTACATCAAACGTTTGACGTACGCATTGGCCACTTCTAGCGTCCTTTATGACCCGGTTGCTGAGTCCGACGAGAGACGAATGGAGGTGGCCGGTCATGTCCACCCTGACGAGCCCCGCCGCCGTCCCCATACCGGCGGTCGGTACGGATCGCGGAGGCATTCCCGTTCCGCACCTGAGGCGAGGTGCACTACGCGTCACGTTGCAGGCGTCGGCGCGCCCCGAGTCCGTCGGGTACCTCAGAAGGCGTGCATCGATGATCTTGGCCGGCTGGATGCTCAGCACGGATGAGGCACAGTCGGCCGAACTGGTCATCAGCGAGCTCCTCACCAACGCGGTGGAGCACGGACGTGCCGACATGACTCTCGCTGTCGCCCGAACCGCATCTGATCTCGAGATCACGGTCATCGACCACGGCCATGCCACGAAATCCGCCACGATCAACGATCCCGACGAACATGGCCGCGGTCTCGCCATCGTCGCGGCCCTCACGCACAACCTGTCCATCGACAGGACAGCCGATGGATGGCACACCCTGGCCCGCATCGTCCTCGGGTCACCGATGCCCGCCCCCGCGGCGTGAGATGCCGTCGCAGGGGACAGAACGGACTTCGCCGCAGGTCACCTGCATCGGGCCTCGTGTCCCGCGTGGAGAAGCCGCTCGACGGAGAGTCGCGAACCACCGCCGACACAGCGGCCAGGGCCGTGCTCGGGCAGTTCGGTTGAGGCTCATGGCCTCCTCCTGCGCATGCGCGCTCCGCACGCTTCTTGATCTGTTCTCGTCGGAGCCGCAGGCGGCTGTTCCTCGGGCGTTCCCCGTCGGCGGCAGCCGGCCAGGCAACACGCAGGGCCGGTAGGGCGAAGCGTGCCCCGGCCCACCCGAAGGGCCTTGTCTTCCTCGATGACGCCTTCGCACTCATGAGCCGAATCGGCGGTGACTTCGCACCCGGCCGGCAACACCGCGGCGATCGACCGGAGCATCGCGGCTAATGCCTCCACGTCACTGCCGCCCAAGGCGGAGCCGGTGAGGACATCGACCGCACGATCCGCGTTGTGACCTGAAGCTTTCCGCACCGACCGCTGCGCGTGGGAGGCACGCCGAGCCGGCCGCAGCCAGGTACGAGGTGCCTCCCGGCTGATGGCCGGCCCTTGCTGTACAGCGCGATACGTCGGTTGAACTCCGCGGGCAGGATGCCGGCGAAATTCCGGCTCCCAGGGCGCTAGGAGGCGGTGCCCGCCACGGCGTTCGGCAGTGAGGGGCGGCCGGACGAGAGGTCGGAGCGGGCCGTTTTGCCGTGGTGGATCGGCGTTTCCGTTCCGGTCAGTGAACGGCCGGTTCCGCCTCTGCGTGACGCGATGATCTCCGCGGCGATGGACAGCGCGGTCTCCTCGGGCGTACGGCCCCCGAGGTCGAGTCCGATGGGTGACCTCAGGCGGCCCAACTCTGCCTCGCTCAGACCTGTTTCACGCAGCCTGCGCTCCCGGTCGGCGTGGGTGCGCCGTGAACCCATCGCGCCCACGAAGGCGACGGGGAGCCGCAGCGCGACCTCCAGCAGGGGAACATCGAACTTGGCATCGTGAGTGAGGACACACAGGACAGTCCGCGCGTCGGTCCGGGTACCCCGCAGATATCTGTGCGGCCAGTCCACGACGACCTCGTCCGCCTCAGGGAAGCGCGCCTGTGTGGTGAACACCGGCCGGGCGTCGCACACCGTGACGTGGTAGCCCAGGAACTTCCCGGCCCGGACCAGCGCCGCGGCGAAGTCGACCGCACCGAACACGATCATCCGCGGCGGCGGTGTGCCGGCCTCGACGAGCACCGTGAGCCCCGCGGGGCAGGAGGAGCCGTCCGGCGACAGCTCGACCGTGCCCGTGCGGCCCGCGTCGAGGGCGGCACGGGCGTGCTCCGCGGCCGTGCGGTCAAGGTCCTCGTGGATCCCGAGGCTGCCTTCCGTGGAGCCGTCGCCGTGGACGAGGAGAGTGGTGCCGAGGTGCTCGGGCGGACCTTCGACCACTCGGACCAGGGCCACCGGCTCACCCCTCTCCATGTCGTCCAGCGCGGCCTGCAACCGTGCTCTGGCCGGCGCGTTCGCGGGCAGCGGTGTGACCATCACGTCGAGGACGCCACCGCAGGTCAGGCCCACGGCAAAGGCATCCTCGTCGCTGTAGCCGAAACGCTCCACGACACTTCGGCCGCTCTCCAGCACCTGAGCGCACAGGTCGTAGACCGCGCCCTCCACGCAGCCGCCGGAGACCGATCCGATGACGGTGCCCGCACGGTCGACGGCGAGGGCGGCACCGGGGCCGCGTGGAGCGCTGCCGCCGACGGACACGACGGTGGCGACGGCGATGTCACGGCCGTCGCGGAGCCAGTCCTTCAGTTCCGGGAGCAGGTCAAGCATCGTTGCCTGCCGCCGTGAGGACGCGGTCCGGGCGGATGGGCAGGCGGCGATGCCGTATGCCGGTGGCGTGCCAGACCGCGTTGGCGATGGCGGCCGCGGCGCCGACGATGCCCACCTCGCCGATGCCTTTGATGCCGACGGGGTCGTCGGGGTCGGTGTCGTCCACCCAGTCCGCTTCGATGCGCGGGACGTCGGCGTGCGTGGCCACGTGATAGCCGGCGAGGTCAGCACCGACCGGGCCGCCGAAGGCCGGATCGCGTACGGCCTCCTCGTGCAGGGCCATGGAGATGCCCCAGATCATGCCGCCGGTGAACTGGCTCCGTGCGGTGAGCGGGTTGACGATGCGGCCGGCGGCGAACATGCCGAGCATGCGTCGCACGCGTACCTCACCTGTGGCCGGGTCCACCGCGACTTCGGCGAACTGGGCTCCGTAGGAGTGCCGTTCCATGCGCGCGAGTGCGGCGATCTGGGCCGTGGTGTCCGAGCGGACGGTGATTCCCTCGGGTGGGATCGCCATGCCGGGCACGAGTCGCTCGCGCAGGTCGCGGGCGGCCGCGATGACGGCCATGGACCAGGAGCGGGTGCCCATCGAACCGCCCGCGATCATCGCGAAGCCGAACTCGCTGTCGCCGATCAGCACGCTCACTTGCTCTGGTGTGACGTCGAGGGCGTCGGCTGCGACGAGGGTGAGCGCGGTCCGTGCGCCGGTGCCGATGTCGGCCGCCGCGATCCGCACGGTGAAGCGGCCGTCGGGCTCGGCGGTGATGGCGGCGGTGGAGGGGGCGGCGCCCGCCGGGAAGGACGCGGCGGCGGTCCCGGTGCCCAGCAGCCATCGGCCCTCGCGCCGCACACCCGGCCTGGGATCGCGCTCGGCCCAGCCGAAGCGGCGGGCGCCCTCCTCGAAGCAGGCGCGCAGGTTGCGGTTGGCGAAGGGCAGGCCGGAGACAGGGCCCTGGACCGGTTCGTTGCGCAGGCGGAGTTCGATCGGGTCGATCCCGCACTTCTCGGCGAGTTCGTCGAGCGCGGACTCCAGGGCGAAAGACCCCGGAGCCTCCCCCGGCGCACGCATAAAGGTGGGGCTGGGCACGTCGAGGCGTACGACGCGGTTCTCGGTGTGGTGGGCGTCGGCGTCGTACATCACCCGCGCCACGCCGGCACTCGCCTCGACGAACTCGTACACCGTGGCGGTACGGCTCACTGACCGGTGATCAAGGGCACGCAGCCGTCCATCGGCGTGGGCGCCGAGCCTGATCCGCTGGACGGTGGGGCTGCGGTGCCCGGCCAGCGCGAACATCTGAGGCCGGGTCAGGGCCACGCGCACAGGGCGCTGGAGGACCGTCGCCGCCATAACGGCCGCCACCTGGTGAGCGCGTACGCCCTTGCTGCCGAAGCCACCGCCGACATGCTCCGAACGCACCCGCACCGACGCGGGATCCAGCGAGAACAGGTTCGCCAGCTCGCTGACCACCCAGGAGGTGCCCTGATTGGAGTCGACCACCTCCAGCCGGCCGTCCTCCCAGCGGGCGGTCGCCGCATGGGGCTCCATCGGATGGTGGTGCTCCTCCGGCGTCGTGTACTCCTCGTCCACGACGACCGCCGAGGCGGCCAGTTCGGCCTGCAGATCCCCCTTGTCGGTCACGCCGGGCATGTGACCGTCCACCGGGTGGGATTCCGGGTGGTCTCCTGTGAACTCGATGTCGTGCGGCAGCGTTTCGTACTCGACGGCCAGAGCCTCGGCCGCTTCCCGTGCCTGCTCGGGCGTCTCCGCGACGACCAGGGCCACGGGCCAGCCGAGGTGGGGCACGGTGTCGCCCTGGAAGACTGCGCAGGTGGGATCGGGCCTGGTGCCCAGCATGCCGACGAAGTCGGTTTTCAGGCGTGGCGCACTGCGGTGGTCCAGAACGGCCAGGACACCGGGCATCTCAAGGACGGGAGCGCTGGCTATGTCACGGATGCGGCCGCGCGCGACCGTGGACAACACCAGCCAGCCGTAGGCAAGTTCGGTGAAAGGGATATCGCCCGCGTAGCGTGCCGCGCCGGTTACTTTGTCCCGGCCCTCCACTCTCACGTGACCGGTGCCCACCGCGCGCGCGGCTGCCTTTTCGACGGTGGTGGTCATCGCGCGACCGCCTCGGTGAGCTCACTCAGCACGGCCACGGTCAAGTTATGCATCAGGTTCACCTTGTATCCGTTGTGCGGCAGCGGCCGGGCCGCGGCCAGTTCCGCCTCTGCGGAGGCCGCGAACGTCTCCGCGGTCGCAGGTGCCCCGATCAGAACCCGCTCGGCGGTACGGGCGCGCCAGGGCCGGGACGCCACCGCGCCGAACGCGAGGCGTGCGTCGCGTACGACTCCGTCGCCGACGTCGAGGGCGGCTGCGACGGAACCGATCGCGAAGGCGTAGGAGGCGCGCTCGCGCACCTTGCGGTACTGGGAGTGGGCCGCGACCGCGACAGGCGGCAGTGAGATACCAGTGATCAGGGCACCTGCCGGCAGGGCCGTCTCCCGGTGCGGGGTGTCGGCGACGGGGAGATAGAGCTGTTCGAGTCGCACTTCGCCCTGCCCGTGGGCGGTTTCGTAGTGCACGACTGCGTCAAGGGCGGTCAGAGCGACGGCCATGTCCGAGGGGTGCACAGCCACACATCTCCCGGACGCACCGAGGATGGCGTGGTTGTGGTGCTCGCCGCTGAGGGCGGGGCAGCCGCTGCCCGGGTCGCGTTTGTTGCACGGCTTGGTGGTATCCGTGAAGTAGGCGCAGCGGGTGCGCTGAAGGAGATTGCCGCCGACCGTGGCCATGTTGCGCAGCTGACCGGATGCACCGGCGAGCACCGCCTGGGCCAGCATCGGGTAACGGCTGCGCACTTCGGGATGGGCGGCAAGGTCGCTGTTGGAGACCGTCGCGCCGACGTGGAGTCCACCGTCCGGGGACGGCTCAATGCGGTCCAGGGGCAGTTCCCGTACGTCGACGAGGCGGGCCGGACGCTCTACGCCGCTCTTCATCAGATCGACCAGGTTGGTGCCGCCGGCAAGGTAGCGGGCGTCCGGATCGTTGTCCAGGAGGGCGACGGCGCCCATCACGTCGGGCGCCCTGCGGTAGTCGAACTCCCTCATGCGGCCGCCCCGCCCTCTACTGGTGCGCCCGCCTTTGTCGCGTCGGCGGTCTCGGCCGCTCGTGCGACGGCCTCGACGATCGAGGTGTAGGCGCTGCAGCGGCACAGATTGCCGCTCATTCGCTCACGGATCTCCTCTGCGGTCAGCGGTGTCGGCCCGGCCGCCGGACGTATGTCGCCGGAAGCGGCGCTCGGCCAACCGGCAGCGTGTTCCGCGAGCATGCCGATCGCCGAACAGATCTGTCCGGGTGTGCAGTAGCCACACTGGTAGCCGTCGAGATCGAGGAACGCCTGCTGCACCGGGTGCAGCCGGTCGCCGTCCGCGACGCCTTCGATGGTGGTGACTTCGCGTCCTTCGGTCGCGACCGCGAGTTGCAGACACGCTACGGTTCTGCGGCCGTCGACCAGGACAGTGCAGGCACCGCACTGGCCCTGGTCGCAGCCCTTCTTGGTGCCGGTCAGATCGAGGCGTTCGCGTAGGGCGTCGAGCAGGGTGGTGCGGTGATCGACGGGCAGAGTGTGTTTCTCACCGTTGATGTGCAGGGTGATGACACTGGTCGTTTGTAAGGTCATGAGCGATTTCCTAGCGGGGTTCTCTTCGTGGCGCACATGGGCCCGAAGTGGGCTGTATCGCTGGTGAAACGGCTGGTGAGTGGGAAGTGCCGGTCGGACTCTCGGGCGGGACGAAACACCCGTCAGTCCGGCAGCGGCGGACTGACGGACAGGCCATGGCAGTCGCTAGAATGGACTCCAACCGGACGATTGTCCGGTACCCGGAAACGTAGCGGACGATTGTCCACTTAGCAAGGGTGCGCTTCTGTCACGTGCCTTAAGGAGCGACAAGTGCAGGACAAAGGAGGCACCCCCCTACGCTCCGACGCGCAGCGCAACCGTGAACGCATTCTGTGTGTCGCTCTCAGTGAACTGACGCAGTCTCCAGACGCACCACTCAGCACCATCGCCAAGAAGGCGGGAGTGGGCCAGGGCACGTTCTACCGCAACTTCCCCAACCGCGAGACCCTGGTCCTGGAAATCTACCGTCACGGGATACAGCAGGTCGCCGACAGTGCGGCCCAACTGCTCCTGGAGCTGCCGCCCCAGCTGGCCCTCCGCACGTGGATGGACCGGCTGGCCGAATTCGCCATGACCAAGGCGGGCCTGGCTGATGCGATCCGCCTCGCCACGAGTGCGCCCGGAAGCCCCTCGAAGCCCTCGCCCACTCCCGTGGCCGAGGCGGCCGAGCTTCTGCTGCGTGCCAACGAGGAAGCAGGCACCATCCGACCCGGGGTCAGTGCCGACGACTTCCTCCTGGCCATCGCGGGCTTGTGGCAGATGACTCCGACCGAAGACTGGCCACCACGCGCCGCCCGCCTTCTCGACCTCGTCATGGACGGGCTGCGTACCGGCGCACCCGGTCAAAGCCCCGAATGACAAGCACGCGCTGGCCCTCAGCCATCTGTCGGCCATGCCCTGGACAGGGCGGCGGACAGCCTTGTGCTGCTACAGCCGAAGATGTGCTGGCCTACCCGTACGCCATGCGCGCGATCGCCCATGAGAACGGCACGTCGGCCTCGATGACCCGTTGCAGCATCTGTCTGAAGCCCGCGTTGCTGGGCAGAGCTCGCGGTCGAGCAAGGCCCGGCCGCAGGGGCGACCGATGTTCGGCGCTGTGCCGGCAGGCGACTGAAGGGCACGCTCACCTCCACGGGTGATGACATCGTCTTCCTCCGTGCGTTCACCCCAGCCCGATGCGGCACCCCTGGTGCTCACGCACAAGTGGCCGAGCTCCGTGATCGAGCCGGTCGAGGTGGCGGACGCCCTGGCGAACCCTACGGCTGCGGACGCACCGGCGTTTCACGTCGTCGCACCGGCCCCTGCCCTGCTTCGGACCGAGCGGCCGGCCAGTGACACCGGGATGGTCCGTGGACCGAACCGCCGGCCCCCGGGCGGTGTTCATGGCAAGGCTCGACCACGAGCGGTTCTCGGCCGCGGGTGGCGACTGGGGAGGCCGTGTGACAACCGCTCCGGCAGTCCGGCATCCCGAACGGGTGGAGGCGATTCACACCTTCACGCCTTACGCCGACGTGCCGGCCGAAGACGGCGATCTCGGCGAGCGCGAGCGCATCAGCCTCCAGGAGACCCGTGACTTCTGGAATCGGGGCGGCAGTCACTCCCTGGAGCAGTCGACCAGGCCGCAGAGTGTCTCCTACGCCCTCAGCGACTCTCCGATCGGTCAACTGGCCTGGATCACCCAGAAGTTCCACGACTGGACCGATGACGGCGACCACCTGGAAGTAGTGCCCACCCGAGCGCAGCACCCCGGCACATCTGCCGACAGCTGGAGCAAGGCCGACCGCGGCGGTCACTTCCCCGTGCTCGAAGTGCCGGAACGCTATGTCGCCGCACTCGTCAGTGCCTGCACGGCAATACGGTCCGGC
Above is a window of Streptomyces sp. SAI-135 DNA encoding:
- a CDS encoding response regulator — translated: MTPPAGSGTGSNGIEVLVVDDDFMVARVHRTFVERVEPFHVVGTASTGEQAIGAVEELRPDLVLLDLYLPDIFGLDVIPRLRSGGHDCDVMVISAAREAEAVRGAVRHGVVDYLLKPFDFEDLKPRLERYAVQRGRRLTTVVRGQADVDRVLAGAFAPASGGALPKGLSVETAGLIERALRDTDGSLSAAECAAATGISRVSARRYLEYFHTTGAADISLRYGTAGRPERRYRWRG
- a CDS encoding ATP-binding protein translates to MVTTFRRHTLAGQMLVLQLAIVVVVLLAVAGVSLAQSEATFNRVEGRRVSALAEQLAAHPLVRSRLVRPAPAETLAPLVHSTLVQSSVTSVTVADALGRIVSSTNPTVIGDRLPLGRGVAAGRGWSGSLTWDGSHELVAQVPVLGASGGTLGRILGTVMIGEASPTVWQRLSGASSYLLAYLGIASALGVAGSWLLARRVKRQTLGLEPREITGLAEHREAMLYGIAEGVVALDPQHRVTLVNDIGRRLLDLPEDCVGRGLDELGIGGRLLDVLTGTREDGTASHDEVVIRHGTVLVMNRMTVTKDDRLLGSVTTLRDRTELARLEREMGSFRSTSELLRAQAHEFANQLHTISGLIQIGEQEEVVGYIRALNQRRNSLDMTVGRRVRDTAVAALLMAKASQAAERRVTLHISDDTALDRLVPEDAADVATVLGNLVDNAIDAATAGESADAEAWVEAGLRQDAASVEIVVRDSGPGVAPELAHEVFVHGFTTKAAKEGGRGIGLALTRLVCERRGGEIAVTNTSEGAQFTARLSVSHPADAVAKGASR
- a CDS encoding tripartite tricarboxylate transporter substrate binding protein produces the protein MSGRPRSLFGTLCVLLTLTVNACGVWPGAASGPVDGLRILVPNTAGGGYDTTARTVARVLEETSTASDVQVFNLPGAGGAVGLERIVDERGNGRLALQMGLGVVGATHLLHGPATVEQTTPLARLIDEPGAIVVRGDSPYRTIDDLIAAWRKHPARLRVGGGSSPGGPDHLLPMELAQTIGITPKSVEYVAYGGGGGDLLPALLDGKVDFATSGYGEFLDQINAGQLRVLAVTSDKPVPALAGVPTLKSAGVPLVFDNWRGLVAPPGIHAADRQRWIDALTSLHASRQWKAELARHGWTDAFATGDAFASYLARQDKAVADLVADLGLD
- a CDS encoding gluconate:H+ symporter, encoding MTAHTWWLLLILTVAITALIYLINSRLRIHPFVALIVVTVGTGLAAGEPVANLTESIEEGAGGTLGDVGLTLALGAMLGRLLSDSGATDAIAHALVDRSGARRLPWMVTAAAFVIGVPMFFEVGLIVLLPLIFGVARRLEDQGGSKGSPYVLLGVPAIAALSTLHGMLPPHPGPLTAMTGLHADLGLTLAVGLVCAIPTVVLAGPVYARWIAPRLPEVRPDAALMAQFTGTGRVADSRPDGPGAQVRTNAPPRAGISVGLAVTSVLIPVALMLLRTLAETLLDESNGLRAALTFVGEPLVAMLAGFLFALGVTLVGASRPGEETRTSLTDSLKSVAAILLIIGGGGAFKQVLQDSGIGDAIASAARGAHLNVIVLGWLVALLLSLTTGSATVGIVSATGIVAPLIGDGGGLEASLLVVAIGAGSLGLNYVNHAGFWLVKESFGMNLGQAAKTQTVVQTLVSVLGLLMALLLSVFV
- a CDS encoding ATP-binding protein translates to MSTLTSPAAVPIPAVGTDRGGIPVPHLRRGALRVTLQASARPESVGYLRRRASMILAGWMLSTDEAQSAELVISELLTNAVEHGRADMTLAVARTASDLEITVIDHGHATKSATINDPDEHGRGLAIVAALTHNLSIDRTADGWHTLARIVLGSPMPAPAA
- a CDS encoding XdhC/CoxI family protein gives rise to the protein MLDLLPELKDWLRDGRDIAVATVVSVGGSAPRGPGAALAVDRAGTVIGSVSGGCVEGAVYDLCAQVLESGRSVVERFGYSDEDAFAVGLTCGGVLDVMVTPLPANAPARARLQAALDDMERGEPVALVRVVEGPPEHLGTTLLVHGDGSTEGSLGIHEDLDRTAAEHARAALDAGRTGTVELSPDGSSCPAGLTVLVEAGTPPPRMIVFGAVDFAAALVRAGKFLGYHVTVCDARPVFTTQARFPEADEVVVDWPHRYLRGTRTDARTVLCVLTHDAKFDVPLLEVALRLPVAFVGAMGSRRTHADRERRLRETGLSEAELGRLRSPIGLDLGGRTPEETALSIAAEIIASRRGGTGRSLTGTETPIHHGKTARSDLSSGRPSLPNAVAGTAS